GCCGAAACTTGGGACTTGTTGGTGTTTTGTTGTCAAAACTCTTTAATACCATCAAATAGCTCTGTAGAAGTGATAATTAAAGCTTTAGCTTTATTTGAACGGCATATTTTAGGTTTTGGTTCACTTCCACCGGAATTACTTCAAAATACTAAGCTTTGGTTATTAGAACGGGGAGAAGTAGCAGATAATCATGGCCGCACATTCTCGGCGGGTCAAATTTCCCAATTCAGCAAGCAAGATTGGCGGGTAACGCAACCAGCAATCCTTTACATTCTCAAAAATGAGAATTGGCAAGTGGCGCAGGAATATTGGCCGGAGTTGGGGAGTGCGGAAGGTGCGTCTCAGTTACCTTTACCTACTCCGCGATCGCCAATTATTCAAGAACCAGAATCTCAGCCGCAACCGAAGCGGCGACGTGCTTATTTTCCTAGTCCTAATGTCACAGTTGGTCATTGGTGGGGACGACTGACTAAGCGTTATCCCATCTTTGAACAACAAAGTGCGGCTGATTGTGGCGCAGCTTGTTTGGTGATGGTTAGTCGCTATTGGGGTAAGCGTTTGAGTGTGAATCGATTGCGGGATTTAACTAATGTCAGTCACAGTGGTGCATCATTGAAGGGTTTGACAGCCGCCGCCGAAACCATTGGTTTTACTACCCGTCCAGTGAGAGCTAGCCTGGATAAATTGGCACAACAACCTTTACCAGCGATCGCCCATTGGGAGGGTAAGCACTACATTGTAGTTTTTGAAATTAACAAAAAACAGGTAATTGTTGGTGATCCGGCGATAGGACAACGGAATCTTAGTATTGCTGAGTTTAAAGCGGGTTGGACTGGTTATGCTTTGCTATTACAACCTACAACTCAACTACAAGAAACCGAGGAAGCTAGTGTCCCATTTTGGCAACTGTTTGATTTAGTTAAACCCCACACGCGCGTATTGTTGGAAGTATTCACAGCTTCGGTTTTGATTCAAGTATTTGGATTAATTACACCCCTATTCACTCAATTATTATTAGACCGGGTGATTGTCCAAGGAAGCACCCTCACATTAAATGCAGTGGGTTTGGGGTTGCTCATATTTGGTTTATTTCGAGTTGTACTCAATGGACTGAGACAATATTTACTAGACCATACAGCCAACCGCATCAGCATATCTTTATTGGTAGGTTTTATTAAACATACCTTCCGTTTACCTTTGTCCTTTTTTGAGTCGCGTTACGTTGGGGATATTGTTTCTCGCGTTCAAGAAAACCAGAAGATTCAACGCTTTTTAACTGGGGAAGCACTGTCAATAATTTTGGATTTGCTGACAGTATTTATTTATGTGGGGTTAATGTTTTGGTATAGTTGGGCGATGGCGTTGATGTGTTTGGCAATCATACCACCTTTTATGTTGTTGGCGCTCTTTGCTACACCATTTTTACGCCGCATTAGTCGAGAGGTTTTTGGTGCTACAGCTAACGAGAATAGTTATTTGATTCAATCTCTCTCTGGTATTCGCTCAATTCGCTCGATGGCAATTGAACAAACAGTACGTTGGCATTGGGAGGAATTGTTAAATAATGTTGTCAGAAAAACCTTTAGTGGGCAAATAATTAGTAACAAATTACAGATTTTCAGTTCTACTTTAGAAACTCTGGTAAACACAAGTTTGCTTTGGTACGGTGCATGGTTGGTAATTCAAAACCAACTAACTATAGGACAACTAGTCGCCTTTAATATGTTGTTGGGTAATATTATTCGCCCATTCCAAAGGCTAGTAGTTTTGTGGAATCAATTACAAGAGGTAGTTATTTCTACAGAACGAATTAACGATGTTTTAGAAGCAGAGCCAGAGGAGGATTTACAACACCAACATCGGCAATTTTTATCTAGATTAAACGGAAAAATTCGCTTTGAAAATGTGACATTCCGCTATCATCCAGAAAGCGATCGCAACATCTTAGAAAATCTCAGCTTTGAAATCAAACCAGAGCAAACAGTCGCCGTTGTTGGGCGCAGTGGTTCTGGCAAAACTACACTATTTAAACTAATTTTAGGTTTATATCCCCCGACAGATGGAAAAGTTTCTATTGATGGTCAAGATGTGACTAATATAGCCCTGCGATCGCTCCGTTCACAAATCGGCGTTGTTGACCAAGATACATTCTTATTTGGCGGCACAATCCGCGAAAATATTAGCATTGCTCATCCAGAAGCAACTTTAGAAGAAATTATCACCGCAGCCCGTTTAGCCGGGGCAGATGACTTTATTAAACAAATACCAATGGGCTACGAAACCCAAATTGGTGAAGGTGGAGGAATGTTATCCGGTGGACAAAGACAGCGTTTAGCGATCGCGCGTGCTTTGTTAGGAAACCCCCGCCTCCTGTTATTAGATGAAGCAACCAGCCACCTGGATGCCGAATCTGAACGCATAATTCAAAATAACCTCAAAACCATCCTCAAAGGACGCACCAGTATCATCATTGCCCACCGCCTGTCCACCGTGCGCCACGCAGACTTAATTCTAGTACTAGATAAAGGCTTATTAGTCGAAAGCGGCACTCACGAAGAATTAATTGCTAGAAGAGGTCATTACTTCTATCTCAATCAGCAGCAGTTGGGAGTGGGGAATAGGGAGTAGTGAGTGCTGAGTGCTGAGTGGGGAGTAGAGACTTCCGAGTTAAAAATTTTCCTCATCTTCCTCATCTCCCACATCTCCCACATCCCACTCCCCCGATATATCCCACACATTCCGTTCAACAATTTATGCCCAACCCATCTCTTAATTCGTCATCCGTACTTGTTCAATCACAGACGGAGCAGTTGGAACGTGGTCAAAATGCTCATGACCTTGTTGATGATCCGACACAGGCAGTAACGGAGATAAATGATTGGTTTTACGGCACAGAAGAGCTACTAGACGCTTTACCAAAGCGTTGGACGCGCTTGATGCTGTATTTACTCATCAGCTTTACAATCATCGTTTTACCTTGGGCGATGTTGAGTAAGGTTGATGAAACGGGAAGTGCAAGAGGGCGTTTGGAACCCCAAGGAGCGACTCAAAAGTTAGGTGTTGCTGTTACGAGTAGCGTCAAAACCGTCAATGTGAAAGAAGGTGCAACGGTAAAAGCTGGACAGGTGTTATTAGAATTAGATACTGATGTGCTGCAAACACAGGTAGAACAGGCACAGACAAGGCTAGAAGAACTAATAAATCGCCAAGGACAACAAGAACTACTGAAAAATCAGTTGATGTTGACGGTTAATATCCAACAGCAACAAAATCAAGCGCAAGAGTTAGAAAAGATGGCGCAAGTTAATCAGGCGCAGCAAAATTTTGATGCTAAACAAAGCACATATAACTTACAGAAGTTAGAACAAATGACTCTAGTTGAGCAGGCGAGACAGAATATCAGCTCCACCCAACTAGCAAAGCAATTAGCAAATAGTAGATTACAAAGAGATATCAAAGAAGTGATACGCTATCGCCGACTTTTACAACAAGGTGCGATCGCGCAAATTAAAGTTGTGGAATTAGAAAAGGTTGCGGAAGAAAGCCAACGCTCTCTATTGCAAGCTCATTCTGAATTTACTCAAGCTCAACTACGTCTACAAGCGCAAATTAGTCGTTATCAAACAACTCTCAATCAAACAGCCTCTGAGATTGAGCAAGCAAAACTCCGTCTCCAAGAGGAGCAGAATAGCTATCAAGCTATAGTACAATCAGGCAAATTAGCCTTGTTAAGAAGTCAAGAACAACTTAAAGACTTACAAAATCAACTCACTACCTTACAATCAGAAATTCTTCAAACTAAGAGCCAGATTAACGCTTTAAATATTCAAATCCAACAAAGAGTAGTGCGATCGCCTGTTGATGGAACTGTTTTTGAGTTACCTATCGACAAACCAGGCCCAGTAGTCGAGGCTGGACAAATAGTTGCTCAAATTGCGCCTAAAGATGCGGCATTAGTCCTTAGAGCCACAATGCCTAGCCAACACAGTGGTTTCTTGAAAGTAGGAATGCCTGTCAAAATTAAATTTGATGCCTATCCTTTCCAAGATTATGGAGTTTTGCAAGGTCGTGTTAGCTGGATTTCGCCTGATTCGAAAGTTCAAACTACAAGCCAAGGCAATCTAGAAACTTATGAAATGGATATTACCCTAGAGCATCCTTATATTCAAAATGGTAATAAACTCATTTCTCTAACTCCTGGTCAAGCAGCAACCGCCGAAGTAATTATCCGTCAACGCCGAGTTATTGACTTTATTCTAGACCCATTCAAGAAGTTACAAAAAGGTGGTTTAGAGCTTTAGATACGGAGTTAATCAAGAATTTTTAGCGTTCTCCTAAAGATATTTGTAGTAAGCATTTAAATGCTTACTACAATCTTACTTTTATTTCTAAAAAAATCTTCATTTGCAGGCATTTTAAATACTTAATTATCTATGAGAGCTTTAATTATAATAGTAAAAAAGGAGAAAAAGTATCATGGAAAAACATTTAAAATTTTCCAATCAAGACATTATTCGCTATCTCAAATTATCTTGCCAAGTGCCTAGTACACTAGAAGCGATAGCCACTCAAAAAATTATCGCTGAAGCAGCCGATCAATTAGGCATTGAACTCAGTGTAGAAGAACTGCAACAAGCAGCAGATAGTATGCGCTTTGCCAACGGCTTACTCAAAGCTGATGATACTTGGAATTGGCTAGATAAGCATTATCTAACGATAGATGATTTTGAGGAAATAGCTAAAATTAATTCGCTATATGTTAAATTAGCCGAGCATTTATTTGCAGACAAAGTAGAACCTTTTTTTTATGCCAACAAAATTGATTACACTGGGGCTGTAACTTATGAGGTGATAATAGATGATGAAGATTTAGCTTTAGAACTATTTTATGCTTTACAAGAAGGGGAAATTAGTTTCCAAGAAATTGCCCGTCAATATGTACAAAATCCAGAAATTCGACGTGCTGGAGGTTATCAAGGCATTCGCTATCGTCAAGATTTTCGCCCAGAAATAGCAGCCGCAGTATTTGCCGCATCACCGCCACAGCTTCTCAAACCAATAATTACTCCTAAAGGTGTACATATAATTAATGTTGAAGAAATCATCGAACCAGAACTAGACGAACAACGACGCATTCAAATTATTAAAATTTTTTTTAGTGGTTGGTTGGAACAAAAAATAGCTGAGATGGAAGTCGTGGCTGAAATTGCTCTGTAACTTTGTGTCTCTGTGGTTAAAAATTTAATCACAGAGATAAATCAATAATCTAAATCTATAAATTTAGTTTTAATAGCAACGAACTTTACACCAGTACTATTATTTTTAGTAGCTCTAATTATATTTGGTATATTATTGGTTTTAACTAAGCGTAAATAAGTACTATATGGTATATATGTTAAAGGGTTATGACCAACAGTATAAAGCATTAATACACAAGCCCAAGAATATTTTCCTGAAGATATAGCTTTTAGAATGACTTCCCATTCTTCAGTGAGTATTAGACAATCGGTAACTTGATTAGTGGGAATATTTTTTTGATTCATAAACGTAAGTTTAATAGTTTTTAATAAAAGCCTTTTTGCCCACCGGAAATAGCTCTCAAAACCTGTTTACCTAGTAATCAACCAGTCAAACCACTATCAATACATCTTCTGGAGTTTTAACAGTACAAAGATGTATAGATATCTTCTGATTCAGCATTGAGGTAGGGACGCTGCAAATCAATCTTGAGTGAAGAGAAATGTTGCAAAATCGCAGTTATTCTACCTGATGGTGTATCATCACCTTGCTGCCAAGCTTCTACTAAACCGTTAGCCACAATTTGGCAACGGTGCGTACCAAAACTTTCCTTTTCGATAAATCTATGGTTTGGTTCTTCAGCGATCGCTAACCCTGGTGCGATAGGCTTAGTAAATAAGGGTACTTGTGTTTGAAAGTGCGATCGATGTTCTGCATATATCATTTCTAAGACAGGATGGACTTTTTCGTAGTCATTTTTGTTAAAATAAAGTACGCCAGCATCATAGCGCCCATAATCAGACGGGTTATATAAAGCTTTAAAGGTAAAGGCGATAGGTATGGTGTTGAGATGGGTAGTCAAACTGTCCATCACTGTAACTGCGCCCTCTGGAGTTACATTAAAGTAGACACGTACCAATGTCTCATCCTGTGTTTGATATTGTTGGGATGCACCTGCATCAGCAACTGCCATATAAAAGCCATTTTGTACAAGGTTTTTAGGCAATTTAATCGGAATTAATTCACCCAACTTGACGGGTGCTTGTAGAGAATCACCTTCAACATACAATATTAATCCGTCTCGATAAACCGCTACAGCACCATCTGTCTCTTCTCTAACTACTTGCCAACCATTACTCCAGTAGCCTTGACCTCTGTTATTTTCGTGTAGGCGATCGTA
Above is a genomic segment from Nostoc sp. MS1 containing:
- a CDS encoding T3SS effector HopA1 family protein codes for the protein MQLIDSLSVQLSNIPESLQISLQDIIHNVEIQSYYCIKHPKYKPLELPESSISRFQKLPSDLQNKYLSQQLRSFLYGIYYNGSLTKSLASDADISTLAVNQNLENNTFLGVDLAFYDRLHENNRGQGYWSNGWQVVREETDGAVAVYRDGLILYVEGDSLQAPVKLGELIPIKLPKNLVQNGFYMAVADAGASQQYQTQDETLVRVYFNVTPEGAVTVMDSLTTHLNTIPIAFTFKALYNPSDYGRYDAGVLYFNKNDYEKVHPVLEMIYAEHRSHFQTQVPLFTKPIAPGLAIAEEPNHRFIEKESFGTHRCQIVANGLVEAWQQGDDTPSGRITAILQHFSSLKIDLQRPYLNAESEDIYTSLYC
- a CDS encoding ABC transporter transmembrane domain-containing protein codes for the protein MPSGFSQQYLAQQLTQILGESLSAKELEKCISALEIIEPPIAKQFWQATTALAGIYIVLGGKVRLLDTTHNLITTLSAGASFGELTLFPDADFIPYVARASVSLKLGYLPQAILQELMDEHPSIGNSLKKHAETWDLLVFCCQNSLIPSNSSVEVIIKALALFERHILGFGSLPPELLQNTKLWLLERGEVADNHGRTFSAGQISQFSKQDWRVTQPAILYILKNENWQVAQEYWPELGSAEGASQLPLPTPRSPIIQEPESQPQPKRRRAYFPSPNVTVGHWWGRLTKRYPIFEQQSAADCGAACLVMVSRYWGKRLSVNRLRDLTNVSHSGASLKGLTAAAETIGFTTRPVRASLDKLAQQPLPAIAHWEGKHYIVVFEINKKQVIVGDPAIGQRNLSIAEFKAGWTGYALLLQPTTQLQETEEASVPFWQLFDLVKPHTRVLLEVFTASVLIQVFGLITPLFTQLLLDRVIVQGSTLTLNAVGLGLLIFGLFRVVLNGLRQYLLDHTANRISISLLVGFIKHTFRLPLSFFESRYVGDIVSRVQENQKIQRFLTGEALSIILDLLTVFIYVGLMFWYSWAMALMCLAIIPPFMLLALFATPFLRRISREVFGATANENSYLIQSLSGIRSIRSMAIEQTVRWHWEELLNNVVRKTFSGQIISNKLQIFSSTLETLVNTSLLWYGAWLVIQNQLTIGQLVAFNMLLGNIIRPFQRLVVLWNQLQEVVISTERINDVLEAEPEEDLQHQHRQFLSRLNGKIRFENVTFRYHPESDRNILENLSFEIKPEQTVAVVGRSGSGKTTLFKLILGLYPPTDGKVSIDGQDVTNIALRSLRSQIGVVDQDTFLFGGTIRENISIAHPEATLEEIITAARLAGADDFIKQIPMGYETQIGEGGGMLSGGQRQRLAIARALLGNPRLLLLDEATSHLDAESERIIQNNLKTILKGRTSIIIAHRLSTVRHADLILVLDKGLLVESGTHEELIARRGHYFYLNQQQLGVGNRE
- a CDS encoding HlyD family efflux transporter periplasmic adaptor subunit, with the protein product MPNPSLNSSSVLVQSQTEQLERGQNAHDLVDDPTQAVTEINDWFYGTEELLDALPKRWTRLMLYLLISFTIIVLPWAMLSKVDETGSARGRLEPQGATQKLGVAVTSSVKTVNVKEGATVKAGQVLLELDTDVLQTQVEQAQTRLEELINRQGQQELLKNQLMLTVNIQQQQNQAQELEKMAQVNQAQQNFDAKQSTYNLQKLEQMTLVEQARQNISSTQLAKQLANSRLQRDIKEVIRYRRLLQQGAIAQIKVVELEKVAEESQRSLLQAHSEFTQAQLRLQAQISRYQTTLNQTASEIEQAKLRLQEEQNSYQAIVQSGKLALLRSQEQLKDLQNQLTTLQSEILQTKSQINALNIQIQQRVVRSPVDGTVFELPIDKPGPVVEAGQIVAQIAPKDAALVLRATMPSQHSGFLKVGMPVKIKFDAYPFQDYGVLQGRVSWISPDSKVQTTSQGNLETYEMDITLEHPYIQNGNKLISLTPGQAATAEVIIRQRRVIDFILDPFKKLQKGGLEL
- a CDS encoding peptidylprolyl isomerase; its protein translation is MEKHLKFSNQDIIRYLKLSCQVPSTLEAIATQKIIAEAADQLGIELSVEELQQAADSMRFANGLLKADDTWNWLDKHYLTIDDFEEIAKINSLYVKLAEHLFADKVEPFFYANKIDYTGAVTYEVIIDDEDLALELFYALQEGEISFQEIARQYVQNPEIRRAGGYQGIRYRQDFRPEIAAAVFAASPPQLLKPIITPKGVHIINVEEIIEPELDEQRRIQIIKIFFSGWLEQKIAEMEVVAEIAL
- a CDS encoding HetP family heterocyst commitment protein, which gives rise to MNQKNIPTNQVTDCLILTEEWEVILKAISSGKYSWACVLMLYTVGHNPLTYIPYSTYLRLVKTNNIPNIIRATKNNSTGVKFVAIKTKFIDLDY